Below is a window of Littorina saxatilis isolate snail1 linkage group LG2, US_GU_Lsax_2.0, whole genome shotgun sequence DNA.
atctcaaaacacacctctttcagcgcaagtgatttcccctccagcatctccccacccaccccatcctgccccacctcaccccctacctagtgcctaaaataacgtgtatatatattttctgcgctttgtgtcagcactgtttgtgtgtgtgcaaatagtactgttgacacgtttttatatagaagcctactgtggttcttgtgcttaggctgtgtattggattgtcactgtctgcctgcattattagttgtcagtaataattatatgtgctgattgttctctttgcctgcgcgcgtatagtatgttggttatgtttggttatagtatgtttgcttatgtttggtcgttatctttgcctgtgcgtgcattgtatgtttggtcgttttctttgcctgtgcatgtatagtttgttggttatgtttggtcggtttctttgcctgtgcgtgtatagtatgcttggtcgatgtatgtattgtaaagcgctaagagtagacaattttctagaatagcgctataaaagtttgcattattattatgtgGATAAAACTAAAAGATTAAAACtgacaaaaattgctcgtcaggATAATTTCATTAACTAGCACAGTAGCAGTATTAAAGACACAGACGCATATCTTGACTTTTTCCCCCTAAAGCCTGTTTTAACATTAAAATATCTTTTTCAAGTGATAATTGTGTGTCAGACTTTATGATCAgtgctttttatttttaataataaAATGAATCGTCTGACTTTTGTATGCGTGTGAAATGCTGAAATTTGAATGTTAATGTCAAATGCTTTTTGGAAAGCGCCCTCAGACTGTTATCTGGCAATGAATAGCGCTATAGAAaaatatattattattatatctATGAAAAGAGTTAAGACCATATATTTACAAATTGTACAGCAAGCTGAACACATTCGAACATAAGAAAACACTCTGTTGCAAAAATACTTCACTAAAAGtcaaagaaaataataataaataaacaaaacacaaacaaacaagtaaaaaaaataaaaaataaaaaaggggaCAGAATTCAGCCAGCATTACCAAAGAATGCAAGTATGTTGAACTATTTGTCTGTACAAAGACAGACACTGTATGCAGAGAGCTGGACAAAGAATTGATATATAATATATTCTAAACAGTCACAATGTGAATGATGCTGTACAACTTACGTATCATTGTGCAGTAAGTACAAGGCCAACAGTTGTCCATACAGCTGTGGTGATGCAACACCCCCTGGTGCctgcacaaaaacaacacaggaGAAACATTAGTAAAACTCTCAGTTATCTCCTGTAGTGTAGTGTGATGTGAAGGTCTAAAGAGCAAACAGATGAAAGTGCTCTAACAGGGTGTACATGTGCCTTAACTTGTTTGGCTACCGGCCAAATAATTGAAATATATCTATTAGTTATTATACGAGAACAAGAGTTAGTTAACCGTAATGTTATGCAGAATTAATCTCTTTGCACATGAGGGATGAACACACATTCAAATGAACAAACAACTGTCATTCTCTAGCCCCGACACCACAGATAATAACATTAAGTTGATTGACAAGCactgaaataaacaaataaCTTTCATCTCTGTAATCATGATCCTGTAATATTGTAATGTAACTGTCATGGCACAAGTCAGGGCTATTAGTATTAATGACTAGAACTACATGATCAGCTGTCTCATatccagagaaaaacaaacaacagataGCTCTGTCTCTTGTTAAGTACTAAAGCTAAGAAAGTGTCTGCGAACGGAAGATCATAATCCCCAAACTCATGCAACACACTTAGACAATACAGTGGAAAGTTCTCCCCTTTTATtagttttaagacctccaaaaatctgacaaaaccaggtcttaaaaataaaagggagggagtcttaagttgggggtaactttacatagtttatgaacaaaaagtccgagaaagcaaggtcttaaaaggaattgagtcttaaattggggggggggggggggggggggggttgcgcgcacacacattgcTTTAAAATGGCCACCTTGCCCCGCCAAAACTGGAAGTAAACATCGTGTGAGCGCACCCTGGCGGTGTGGTGTAACTCTACCTCAGATGAGTGAGGTTACGCCGTCTGTGATAAGAAATTCTTTGTGGCGTAACCCTAGCTCGACCAAGCAGAGTTACGCAGTGGAGGTATCGCTGTGGGACCCAAATATCTTAGTGGCATAACCGTAGCACAGCCGAGTAGAGTTACGGACGGAGTAACTGTAGCCACTACAGGGGCGGGTCAGTTAATTTTATGGGGGTGGTTTCCCAAAGTATTATTGTGATATGGGTTTGAAGGCGCcgagtcgacggcgcgaagcgcatagcttgctaggggggtccgggggcatgcccccccggaaatttttttttttttttttttctttttttttccccttacacctgttccttgtcccggtgtgctctcacgccgccccgtccctgcactcactgctccatccacatctgaatttcgttccgctgccagacttgccgattttacagacgctccagggagggatgtcgggtcgttgcggtaggccaccctcggaagatgacactgcacttctgctgagtcacttcgacggtgttcagtagtgggtctgtcccgagctaacggacgcagcccactacctactatgccccctactaacgacattgactgctaagtcgcggagccagactgagtgagggtcccctccagagagcagacagccaccacgtccctccgtcgaccccccagaacgtcacacgttaaagactgacagcagaagtacttttcagggaaggatggaacaggaacactgagaccaaggtcaccatgagagctccgggcatgaagggccacaagagcaaggacaatttataatttttgggtgattaatgagatgaggatgattataatgatgatgctatggatttccaattttggtttgagactacgtgacagggctgcactctacgcttactgtcataatatatcctggtgtcaaccaggcccgagaactgcagcacctgcggtgttggtcaggtaaacagaacctgagcaccctcaaagtcgcattcgttaagtgaatgacactcggctgtgtgattccagccttcccataggaaccatagcacttccactctgggtaggagccgaccgtagcccgaaaaacccacatgaccctgatgggattcgaacccacgacctcccggcccacagtccgatgcgctaaccactgcgctacgggggccggtgaaaatgttgaaaaaaaggatgcaaaatggtgcaatctggtgcattctgaggatgatcattaccagtttcaggcagcagattttgtcactgattagtACCCCAAAAAttaaattgaaactcaatgtaaaataaagaaatgcaccataaaaatatttttatttttgggctggggggggggggggggtccggaaaccccagaacccccccccccccctcccccctcgtccgcccctggacaGCGATTTATAAACGTAACACAAAAAACGCTCTTTTCTAGTAAGTTgtaccatagacctatattagataggtccCTGGTTGTACTGTCGATGTGtcaaatgaatatatatatctgGTCTTGTATTGTATTTGCATAGTCATTTCTGTACCAACTCCAATTTCCAAAGTGGAATCATTTGTTGCATTttccaacaaaaacaaaaaaacacgtaaAATTCCAACTAAACTGAAACCATTTTAAGCAAACACACTACATCATGCAAACAAAAATCTAAACTTACATCCAGTTCTTGCGCTTCCAGCTCATGAGAGAGACCAACGAAATCGATTTCTGCATCCCCAGCCATTTTTGTTCCGGTTTGACAGCACCGCACTGAATATATTTCTACTCtcaaaataaaatgtaaaaaacggTTTGTCTTTTACTgattgtttgaaaaaatactataTAATAATACATAATGGAAACTTCGTAAAAAGACAAGGCTACAGTGTTTAAACGCCTTATAATTTGCTTAAAACTTcaaatttgtttaaaaaaaatgatgatTCAGAGGCAAACTCACAAAGTTGAAAGGTCGAAGGAAGCATGTAAACAAAGAACAACGCTTGcgatttggtcaagttttgaagTACTGTGGCTATGGGTAGGTATTTACTTTCCAAGATTCTGAGTGCTCTCGTACGATGTCTGTAGGTTGGTAGGATTCGGAGGATGAACCAAAAATTAGAAGTATTGACACATATGCAGTTGATATGACTTCAAAATCAAATTTAGAAACTTCTAACACCAAACTTCAGTTCAGGTTGAATACAAACAATCAAAGCATAGGCACACAACAAAGTTTTGCGCGGTGGTAACACTAATAACACGCCAGATATAGAACAGTTAGATGATGCTCCCTCCGCTTGGGTCGAAAGACGTTTGCgtggcactgtgtgtgtgtgagtgacatTAATTTTCAACTTTTACTTATCAAAAGGGGTCAGCATTTTACTATACGCACTGGCTAGGGGTTTGCCTTTTTTTGACAGCATAATCTTGCACTGCCAATCTATGGTTATGGCAGAACAGCATAATTCTACTCTACTGTGCTAGGGTGTCGCCACAACATTAAATTCGGCTCTATGgtattgttatttttgtttgtactaGCTAGGATGACGTCGCCAAATTATGTCTTTGTCATTCCTGTCTATCTTCATTCCTTatttcaccccccgcgggttagggggaagaatttacctgatgctccccagcatgtcgtaagaggcgactaactaTACATGCAAgacccctgtaaaagaaatctttcatccccgagtacgctagtacaaaggctcagcagactttaattgtgtgtctgtgtgtgtgtctgtctttctccacttaacagcttattgctgggaaactactgggcgcagttcgttcaaaagttgatacactaacttgataataggtccgattgatcgtattaaaacttcataatgttacctgggacctaaatgcgaaataaaccacaaaaaaccgacttggcggtgggaggaattcgcggagccacagccagccaggcagtctgatagaacagccgaactcgtcacacattgacgagaaatatagcgtcataaaaagattacgtcacggtcaaaagtctttgacgtctttttctctcgcgcggtgtgtgtgtgtgttcattttgtgcacatgtgttagtgttactgtttgtgtttgtgtgtgtgtgtgtgtgtgtgtgtgtgtgtgtttgtgtgtgtgtgtgtgtgagtgtttttgtgtgtgtgtgtgtgtgtgcgcgtgcatgagtctgtactcgtgtgtgtgtgtttgtgtgtgtgtgtgtgtgtgtgtgtaataaagagagagagagagagagaggaagagagagagagagtgtgtgtgtgtgaatgtgtgtgtgcattttcactgtgatcaaataaaagagaaaggccagtcaccacgcacatcctcggctcgcatgcaatgtatttatatagcaaagggaatgcctgtaattcacacagatcaatcacttggtcttaaacgtgcacaagacaaaaacgttcatactgggggagcgagccagtctgaagagtactcgggtccagcgcgagcgttttttatctgAAAGATTGCCAGATACCCAAGTTTCAATTAATGGCATGGAAAGTTTGAAGAAATGACATAGGAATGAATGTCTTACTCttagttggggtatgaaaatgggtgcaaaaatgttttgcacagtttagttttaagttcaccaaaaatgggtgAAACCtgttttaaattttaaaaagaaggggttCTTAAAATAATGTTCATTTTCAGATGTTATAACAGAAagtatgaaaaagcaaggtcttaaatggTGGTATTTGGTATGTTTATTTGGGGGCTctgaattgggggggggggggggggagtcaacTGTTTACACTTCCACACATACAATAAGTTAATAACGTTTCTTGTGCTCAGCTTCAGGGGAGACCAGCAGTGTTGCAGAAGGGGGAGTGGCAGACGAGGATGATTACAATGACTCAGAAGAAGACACAGAACTGCAGAAAGCGAAACAGGCATTGACTGGGCGGGGTGTGACTCTGTCTGATCTGATGGATGATGACATCATACAGGCAGGGGCAAATACCCTCTCCATTGATTACAGAGTAAAAATGAAGTTTTTTCATTTAATTTGtcacgttttttttgtttttttggatgTGTATAATTTGTATGATTTGGAGTAGATTTcggaaccccccgcgggttagggggagtcccatattggttgggacgagaaagaatttacccgatgctaaccagcatgtcgtaagaggcgactaacaggttctgtttctccttttacccttgttaagtgtttcttgtatagaatatagtcaatgtttgtaaagattttagtcaagcagtatgtaagaaatgttacgtcctttgtactggaaacttgcattctcccagtaaggtcatatattgtactacgttgcaagcccctggagcaattttttgattagtgcttttgtgaacaagaaacaattaacaagtggctctatcccatctcccccctttcccctatcccatctccccccttcccccgtcgcgatataaccttgaatggttgaaaacgacgttaaacaccaaataaagaaatttgTCGTTATCACTATCTGTTTCATGTCCTATATGTGACTATGTCTACAGGTACAAATAAGCtctgattgtttgtttgatcaTGTGGATAGGTGAGACTTGTTTAATAATGTACATATCAACATCCAACTTATTTGCCAGCATTAATCACTGTCTCTTGTTGCGCACGTAAATTACACTACAGTAAAACATCGGATTTTCAGGGTCAGCGCTTTGAGGCAGACTTGTTGCCGACTGGCAAGATCAAGTGGCAAGGTGCAGAAGAGGAGTTTGGCACGCCCAGCGCATGGGCCACACACTGCAAGCGACTTGTCAACCCCATCAAACGGTCAGGCTGTGGTTGGGCGTCAGTAAGTTTTACCGATACTTAATGACATACAATATTGATTAAAAATAGCAAAGGACTCTCATTTTGACCCTCTCTTTAGAAGTGAAATCTCTGACATCAGAAGTGAAACAAAGTTTGAAAAGACGTCATAGGGTGCATAATGGCATCACGTAAAACTTCATGGCTCAAGTATGACAAAGTGACAAAGAATTTTGAGAACGAAGCTTGTCTCAGTGACATCAGCAGTACAAAATTaatcgtaaggtcaccgccaggctgtgcatgtatcggtatcgtatatcattaaaggGATATTATTGATCTGACCGTTTGGGGGAGTTTCTGGTGAATTTGACAAATCTGAAGAATCTGGGGAATCTACTGTGCCTTAATAGGTAGACCGAATGCACCCTCTATGAAGTAGTATCCTTAGttacgctgatggggtctatgtcgaccaaaagagtgggattccctgtaggtgaaGTTCCTGTAGGAGGATTCCCTGTATATAGGGAATCTCACAGAGTGGAATCCCTGTAGCGTTTTGCTGATCTCGCTGAAAGTCACATGATGCTTAAGCGAAATTGGTAGATTCTTAtcatgtgttttttgtgtgtgtttttttagatttgtttttgtttgtttgtttttatatatcTTTCTGTGGAtttatgtttgtgtctgtatttgattttgttttaatttagtTTGGGCttggtttgattttgttttgctttatgTTATTCAGTTAAATCAACTTATTCATTTTTGCATTGCCCTTGCACCTATTTTTCTGGCTATATTTTGCATTTAACCAAGCTGTCTTGAGTCTTCTGAAGTTGTGTCCAGTCTGTTTGGGATGGGGAAGAGGAGGGGATAAATTCGTACCATAAAGTAGTTCTGAAGTTTTTGTGCAGGTAAAGTACAAGGGTCGCAAACTGGACACATGGAAATCCGTCTGGTCACGACGTCATCACCCCGGCAGTCCATTTCGAAGCACTGTAAGTTGTTTTCTTTTAACTGCAtttttgtacagtggaaccccccttttaagactccccaaaTTAAAAACTCCTTCTTTTGAAGACCTTACCGTACTTTTTCAGATTTGCTGTTCATAATTGAGAGATTAAACTctctaaatttacctccattttaagactccctcccgggcggggatgtagctcagtcggtagcgcgctggatttgtatccagttggccgctgtcagcgtgagttcgtccccatgttcggcgagagatttatttctcagagtcaactttgtgtgcagactctcctcggtgtccgaacacccccgtgtgtacacgcaagcacaagaccaagtgcgcacgaaaaagatcctgtaatccatgtcagagttcggtgggttatagaaactcgaaaatacccagcatgcttcctccgaaaacggcgtatggctgcctaaatggcggggtaaaaaacggtcatacacgtaaaattccactcgtgtaaaaaacacgagtgtacgtgggagtttcagcccacaaacgcaaaagaagaagaagactccctcccttttctcAGAATTGTGGCTTTGGAGGTCCTAATACGGAGGTTCCAATGTAATACGGTTGACTCTTTTTCCCCTCCACTTTCAAGACTCTTTGATATaagatgccccccccccccacctctaaTCTTCTTTCAAGACCTTGCTCTGTtttatttagattttttttctcataacaTCTGTACGGTTACCTCTATTTAATTaagactctctctcttcttttaaaGGGAATATTAATGGGCATCTGCCCATCTCCAAACATGAATGTGTGCCTGCTTTCCTGTGCATTTTTTGCCCAAAAAAGCACCATTCAACCAAATCACAGGAAAAACAATAACTAAATCGGGTTATTCCCCTTTATATCACGGTACCTGCGATATGATGCTCCTCCAGGTATAGAGGGCGCTTCCTTGAATTACTTGGACCACAATAGACCCGTTAGGACAGCCTGcgtgcaatgtagggacacttttggctggtccccatgttaattgttatttcatcacaggtaccactgttctcTATTCTGTCTTGACCAGTCTCCTCACCAGGCAGCACTGGCAGTAGAGTCACACAACGGCACCAGTCTCAGGGCCATGCAGCTGGCCAGGCAGGAAAACGGAAAGCCGAAAACTGAAGTCACAGCAACAACAGAAGCAGCACAAACATCTCTTGTTGAAACAATTACATCAACAACAGCTTCATCTTTGACCGGAACAGCAGAAGTTTCAGCAACAGCAGCATCAGCAACATCCCCTGTGTCAAATGGAGCAGGGAACAGTGCATCATCGAGGTAATTAGTCGGTATTCACTGATCCAGgtctttattttttatattctttgagGGGATGAGTCTGCAGCTAAGTCGGTAGCAGGATGACGTTCTGTAACCAGTACGTCGCTATCTGTGTGTGGGTCTGAGtccggagggagtcttaaaacgggggtaaatttactgagGCTATGGAGAGAAGGTCTGAAAAATCAGGATCTTAAAAGGAAAAAGTCTTAAATTGTGGGTCttgaaagaggggttccactgtatttgacAGAATCAAAATTCTATGCAGACTTTAAGCAGACAGAATCGTACCATCCTTGTCTGCAAATGAGTGCAAAAGGACCCATATGCAGAGTAAAGTTTCCAGCGACAGTCTGCATGGACACCCTAAAAGATGGCGTTATGCTGCCCTAAGGCAGGGTAAAACCAGGTGCAGCTCGCAAAACTCTTACCTTGGGGGGTTAAAAGCGCAGGGAtgcaggagaagaagaagaatattctTGGAGGTTTGGGTTTCAAATTtgtgagtgtgcatgtgcatAGCAAATGTGTCTGCATGTGATGTATTTACTGATCCGCGCAACAAAGTAAATGCACACTTTATAATACCATCATAGATGTGCAAGACCTTTTGTTTTTCACGTGAtgataatcttcttcttcttcagcgttccagaattttctggttacgtgtgaactcgtttgcccatttgggttccacaaactatactctgagagcatagtcagcttcactccgctttcattGACTAGGCATTctgggtattttcgtatttccataacccaccgaactccaacatggattacaggatcttttccgtgcgcacttggtcttgtgcttgcatgtacacacgaagggggttaagtcactagcaggtctgcacataagttgacctgggagatcagaaaaatctccactcttaacccaccaggcggcagcgaccgggattcgaactcacgacctcccgattaggaggccgacgtcttaccaccacgccactgctcCCGTCGCAGCATATATTCAAAGTTTTGCATGCAGAGGCAAGCAGAACTGATCTGTGCAACAAAGAAAACGCATATTTTATGCTATCAGATGTGCAAAACCTTGTGTCTGTCACAAGGCATAtctacaaaatacaaatttgTGCACACCCAGTGACATTGAGTGTATGATTTTTTTCCATGGTAGGAATCAAACTTTACAcaataattgttttgttttctgttttgttttccaGGCCTTATTCAGATAGCTATGTTCAACCTCAAGCTATTCAAGAGGAAGGTTGGTGAATTTTGAACATTACATTTTACATTTCttaggagaagaaaaaaatacatgaACTTTCATACATTTGTAACTGTTTAtggttgtacatgtatgttataAAGTATTACTGTTGATGCGAGGTATGGATGAGACGTGGATTGCACAGACGAACAGAGTCATgtcaacatgcacacacacacacggtcacacaggtgcacacgcacacacaaacactcagagAAATTTATGAAATATGGAAAACATCTGAATTTCAAAGGGTTTCTCTGATTCGTTCCCTTCATGTTGTTCACTAGTCTTGTCTCCATTACTTTAACAGTTAGCAGATCAGTAACGCTAAATATGGTCgtcctggaattttggcgtaactcgattcttggtgattttggtgtttttgtgcttcagactaagtaaatcattctccatgaggAATATTCTCTTAAATACAGTTGAaaatacatgatttaacattattTTATCTTTCTATCCACACCAAGAaggaatataaacactatttcataatcAAAAATAATCCGGATTTAGCTTCTCCTAAAAAGCTGTTTAtaattcttttatctttctatccaCACCAGGAaggaatataaacactatttcataataaCAATAATCAGTTTGTCCTTCCCCGGAAAAGCAGTTAAAAATGAGTTACGTCAAAATTCCTCGACGATGTCATTaattatcttcttctttttgctaCCAGCCCTCAACCTCTCCGCGTCTGGTCCCAACGCCGGCAGCAATCACCCAGACGAAAATGGAAAAGCACAGTCTGAACACCTCACACCCTGTGGTTTAGCAGCTAGCGGTCAGCGATTATCGGTGGCGTATGCATCTCTTGGTCCTCGCAGCGATGCCAGGTATATACACCAAAACTTTTCACATGAATGGTTATTGATGGAGTAAGAGCTAAATATGGCTCCAGTAAAAAAATGACTGCTAGTCAGAGAGTTGTGAAACGCAAACATGGGGGAGAGTGAAAACACCTTGACGATTAATGACAAAGGATAGCAGGACAGATACATACTGCTAGACTTAAAATTGTTTGAGCTGTGTTGAATTACACTTGTGATGAGAGGTGTAAGTTCATGTGCATCAGTGGTAGTTGTGGTGGAAGTAAATTTGAAGAGTGTAAGCTGTTTGTAAAATCCAGTTTCAGGTAAAGGTATCAACATTTCTAAATGGTTACCACATTGATGCTAAGAAGGGTCGCACTTCTCCTTCTTTGCctgtattgtgtgtttgtgtgtgtgagtgtgtgttttggatATCTgatgttacacccccggtataggggtgtgtataggtttcgctcgatgtgtttgtttgggtgtttgtttgggtgtttgtgtgtttgtgttcgcataattatagatctcaagaatgaacggaccgatcgtcaccaaacttggtgaacaggttctatacattcctgagacggtccttacaaaaattgggaccagtcaaacacacggttagggagttattgctggattaaaattatacaaggacttatacagggacatcttcatggtcaaagggaaataaccattctcactcagtcactgccaccaactgagaaggttatttccctttgacgggggtgtttttcctacctcctaggaatttcttgttgtttttgttgtggctTATCTCatgttacatgtgtgtgtatatgtgttcatgcatgcaagtgtgtgagtgtgtttttgtctgtcttgttTTTGGAGCTTCTGTTTCTTGCTATGCACCATTTTGCTAGCCCATATTTAATGGAAAGTGAgacctttctttctctttggtTGCAGAGACCCCTGTACATTTGTAAAGTGTGAGCATTTTGCCACACTTGGCAGAACCCAGCCCTTCAACGTCACAGTATCAACAAATGCACTTATGCTAATGGTGAGACTGCTGTCATTATTTTAAGTGCTAATTTATCAAGGCCTACTGCTGTGATGAAACATGGTtctttgtacttttttttttagataaccATTATGAACAATTAAATGTGTATGG
It encodes the following:
- the LOC138958339 gene encoding MPN domain-containing protein-like, which codes for MASGETSSVAEGGVADEDDYNDSEEDTELQKAKQALTGRGVTLSDLMDDDIIQAGANTLSIDYRGQRFEADLLPTGKIKWQGAEEEFGTPSAWATHCKRLVNPIKRSGCGWASVKYKGRKLDTWKSVWSRRHHPGSPFRSTSPHQAALAVESHNGTSLRAMQLARQENGKPKTEVTATTEAAQTSLVETITSTTASSLTGTAEVSATAASATSPVSNGAGNSASSRPYSDSYVQPQAIQEEALNLSASGPNAGSNHPDENGKAQSEHLTPCGLAASGQRLSVAYASLGPRSDARDPCTFVKCEHFATLGRTQPFNVTVSTNALMLMDFHCHLSTSEVVGYLGGSWCPQTQNVRISQAFPCRCLLTDKDKASIVEDEIRQSIEKQGCSVVGWYHSHPLCQPDPTLRDIDCQMQYQLSMKGPGGIYLPCVGLILAPFDRRNSKAESSYEAFWVMPPPEDTPGGYGMPMHVKCSVHQSSSLSEELLNEMNQLADFYRGGANKVRWKELWSDKLSYVDKLKSSLRSKLPKDQMESGSFFAYLQQLVTRK